From a single Nostoc edaphicum CCNP1411 genomic region:
- a CDS encoding STAS domain-containing protein, which yields MSVETRTVNDVTILDIKGKLTIGVGDIALRNSVNNALQNGATKILLNFKEVTSIDSSGIGEIVSSYTMATNRGAKLKLFNLPSKVADILMITQLITIFEVFDSETEAIQSFS from the coding sequence ATGTCGGTAGAAACAAGAACTGTGAACGATGTAACTATTTTGGATATAAAAGGCAAATTAACAATTGGAGTAGGCGATATAGCCCTTCGCAATTCCGTCAACAATGCACTTCAAAATGGGGCTACAAAGATTTTGCTCAATTTCAAAGAAGTTACATCTATAGATTCTAGTGGAATAGGTGAAATTGTATCAAGCTATACTATGGCAACTAACCGGGGCGCAAAACTTAAATTATTCAATCTTCCCTCCAAAGTTGCTGATATTTTGATGATCACCCAACTGATAACGATTTTTGAAGTTTTTGACAGTGAGACGGAAGCAATTCAATCATTCTCATAA
- a CDS encoding 2-hydroxyacid dehydrogenase produces the protein MKVAVFSTKAYDRQFLSAANSPIQHELVFFEPRLNRDTAILAAGFPAVCVFVHDQVDAPTLELLASRGTRLVVLRCAGFNNVDLQAAADLGITVVRVPAYSPYGVAEHAVGLILSLNRKIHRAYNRVREGNFSLDGLLGFNLHERTVGIVGTGKIGLILGQIMKGFGCNLLAYDVYRNPELEALGGKYVELPELFANSDIISLHCPLTPETHHLINTEAIEKIKPGVMLINTSRGALIDTQAVIEGLKSGKIGYLGVDVYEQESELFFEDLSGEIIQDDIFQRLTTFPNVLITGHQAFFTAEALYNIAETTFANITDVEQGRSCANEIRA, from the coding sequence ATGAAAGTAGCAGTTTTCAGTACAAAAGCCTACGATCGGCAGTTTTTGTCAGCTGCAAATTCTCCCATCCAACACGAGTTAGTGTTTTTTGAACCCCGTTTAAATCGGGATACGGCTATCCTTGCTGCCGGATTTCCGGCGGTTTGCGTATTTGTGCATGATCAGGTTGATGCCCCAACTTTAGAGCTTCTCGCCTCACGGGGAACTCGCCTGGTTGTCCTTCGCTGTGCAGGGTTTAACAATGTAGACTTACAAGCCGCAGCAGATTTAGGAATTACCGTTGTGCGTGTTCCCGCCTATTCACCTTATGGGGTAGCAGAACATGCCGTAGGATTGATTTTGAGCCTAAATCGCAAAATTCATCGTGCCTATAACCGTGTCCGGGAAGGCAATTTTTCCCTAGATGGACTGTTGGGATTTAATTTGCATGAACGCACAGTGGGAATTGTCGGCACCGGCAAAATCGGTCTGATTTTAGGACAGATTATGAAAGGGTTCGGCTGTAACCTACTCGCCTATGACGTTTATCGGAATCCCGAATTGGAGGCGCTAGGTGGAAAGTATGTAGAACTACCTGAGCTATTTGCCAACTCCGATATTATCTCCCTGCATTGCCCCCTAACTCCCGAAACCCATCACTTGATTAACACTGAGGCTATAGAAAAGATTAAGCCAGGTGTGATGCTAATTAATACTAGCCGAGGAGCGCTGATTGATACCCAAGCCGTGATTGAGGGATTGAAGTCTGGTAAAATTGGCTATCTTGGTGTAGATGTCTACGAACAAGAATCGGAATTGTTCTTTGAGGATTTGTCTGGAGAAATTATTCAAGATGATATTTTCCAACGTCTGACAACGTTCCCCAATGTACTCATTACCGGACATCAAGCCTTTTTTACCGCAGAAGCTCTCTACAATATTGCAGAAACAACTTTTGCTAATATTACCGATGTTGAACAAGGTCGTTCTTGTGCAAATGAAATTCGTGCCTAA
- a CDS encoding rRNA large subunit pseudouridine synthase E, which translates to MTNHYRYIIFYKPYGVLSQFTKDAPTHSTLKDYIDVPDVYPVGRLDWDSEGLLLLTNDGQLQHRLAHPRFGHQRTYWVQVERIPDVDAINRLQTGVEIQDYRTQPAEVRLLPEEPQLPERTPPIRFRKNVPTAWLEMTLTEGKNRQVRRMTAAVGFPTLRLVRVKIAHLQLDDLQLGQWRDLTASELQFLHNFSKSKSFSPKANAL; encoded by the coding sequence ATGACAAATCATTACCGATATATTATTTTTTACAAACCCTATGGCGTTCTCAGCCAGTTTACAAAAGATGCCCCCACACATAGCACTCTAAAAGATTATATTGATGTGCCTGATGTTTATCCTGTGGGACGCTTAGACTGGGATAGTGAAGGATTGCTGCTGTTAACGAACGATGGACAATTGCAACATCGCCTCGCCCATCCGCGTTTTGGTCATCAACGTACTTACTGGGTACAGGTAGAGCGAATTCCAGATGTAGATGCTATTAATAGGTTGCAAACAGGTGTGGAAATTCAAGATTACCGCACTCAACCAGCAGAAGTTAGGCTCTTACCAGAAGAACCACAGTTACCTGAACGCACTCCGCCAATTAGATTTCGCAAAAATGTACCGACAGCTTGGCTGGAAATGACTTTGACAGAGGGAAAAAATCGCCAAGTACGGCGCATGACTGCGGCTGTAGGGTTTCCAACTTTGCGATTGGTCAGGGTCAAAATAGCTCACCTACAATTAGATGACCTACAATTGGGTCAATGGCGCGATCTCACCGCATCTGAACTGCAATTTCTGCATAATTTCAGTAAATCGAAAAGTTTTTCCCCAAAAGCGAATGCTCTCTAA
- the thiC gene encoding phosphomethylpyrimidine synthase — translation MRTEWVAKRRGQSNVSQMHYARQGVITEEMHYVAQRENLPADLIREEVARGRMIIPANINHTNLEPMAIGIASKCKVNANIGASPNSSNLQEEVDKLNLAVKYGADTVMDLSTGGGNLDEIRTAIIKASPVPIGTVPVYQALESVHGTIENLTADDFLHIIEKHAQQGVDYQTIHAGILIEHLPLVRNRITGIVSRGGGILARWMLHHHKQNPLYTHFQDIIEIFKKYDVSFSLGDSLRPGCTHDASDEAQLAELKTLGQLTRKAWEDDVQVMVEGPGHVPMDQIEFNVRKQMEECSEAPFYVLGPLVTDIAPGYDHITSAIGAAMAGWYGTAMLCYVTPKEHLGLPNAEDVRNGLIAYKIAAHAADIARHRPGARDRDDELSKARYNFDWNRQFELSLDPERAKEYHDETLPADIYKTAEFCSMCGPKFCPMQTKVDADALTELEKFLAKEAVTQS, via the coding sequence ATGCGGACAGAATGGGTTGCTAAACGACGTGGGCAGAGTAATGTATCTCAAATGCACTACGCCCGCCAAGGTGTTATCACCGAAGAAATGCACTACGTCGCCCAGCGGGAAAACCTCCCTGCTGATCTCATTCGTGAGGAAGTAGCGCGGGGACGAATGATTATCCCCGCTAATATTAATCACACTAACCTAGAGCCAATGGCTATTGGCATCGCCTCCAAATGTAAGGTAAATGCTAATATCGGCGCTTCTCCCAACTCTTCTAATCTTCAAGAAGAAGTGGATAAGCTAAACTTGGCAGTGAAGTACGGTGCTGACACCGTAATGGATTTGTCCACAGGCGGCGGTAATTTAGATGAAATTCGCACCGCTATTATCAAAGCTTCACCTGTTCCCATTGGTACGGTGCCAGTATATCAAGCTTTAGAAAGCGTTCATGGCACAATCGAGAACCTGACTGCTGATGATTTTCTCCATATCATCGAAAAGCACGCCCAGCAGGGTGTAGACTATCAAACTATCCACGCGGGGATTTTGATTGAGCATTTGCCTTTGGTGAGAAACCGGATCACTGGTATTGTCTCTCGCGGCGGCGGGATTTTGGCGCGGTGGATGCTACATCACCACAAACAAAACCCACTTTATACCCACTTCCAAGATATTATTGAGATTTTCAAAAAATATGATGTCTCCTTCAGTTTGGGAGATTCCCTGCGTCCCGGCTGCACCCATGATGCCTCAGATGAAGCACAATTAGCTGAATTGAAAACCCTGGGACAGCTAACTCGCAAAGCCTGGGAAGATGATGTACAGGTGATGGTGGAAGGGCCTGGACACGTGCCAATGGATCAAATTGAGTTCAATGTCCGTAAGCAAATGGAAGAGTGTTCTGAAGCACCTTTCTATGTATTGGGGCCATTGGTGACAGACATTGCTCCCGGTTATGACCACATCACTTCAGCCATTGGAGCCGCAATGGCTGGATGGTACGGTACTGCAATGCTGTGCTATGTAACACCTAAAGAACATTTGGGTCTGCCAAATGCTGAAGATGTCAGGAATGGGTTGATTGCCTATAAAATAGCGGCTCATGCGGCTGATATTGCTAGACATCGCCCTGGTGCAAGGGATAGAGATGATGAACTTTCCAAGGCGCGTTACAACTTCGATTGGAACCGTCAGTTTGAATTATCACTCGACCCAGAAAGAGCTAAGGAATATCACGATGAAACTCTGCCAGCAGATATCTATAAAACTGCTGAGTTTTGTTCGATGTGTGGGCCTAAGTTCTGTCCAATGCAAACTAAAGTTGATGCTGATGCGCTGACAGAATTAGAGAAGTTCTTGGCGAAAGAGGCTGTGACTCAAAGCTAA
- a CDS encoding phosphodiester glycosidase family protein — MPSSKICRRSFLFLGGAVLAQGLTLALPAVAQTVQVKRGKVNGFSFYQTIIDLTDPKTFITIGLANNATLANTNQKTNGDEEFNNLVARHRAAVVANGTFFAKNAQKTVMGNMVAAGRFLKYSQWENFGTTLGLRVGNKPEMVTARVDGKPEWNQHWLSITCGPRLLRQGQIWLKPDVEGFKDPGVLGTGARTAIGFPADGKKLFLINFDSGLTLQQEAQAMKAIGCYEAMNLDGGASKAFAANGKILVPAGRPLTNVIVVYDANNPAPTALQQSWARFQKGDRPIIPGG, encoded by the coding sequence ATGCCAAGTTCCAAAATCTGCCGACGGTCTTTCTTGTTTTTAGGAGGTGCTGTTTTGGCACAAGGATTAACATTGGCGCTCCCGGCAGTTGCTCAAACTGTGCAAGTGAAAAGGGGTAAGGTAAATGGTTTCTCTTTTTATCAAACTATTATTGACCTCACTGACCCCAAAACCTTTATTACTATTGGTTTAGCAAATAATGCAACTTTGGCTAATACTAATCAAAAAACTAACGGTGATGAAGAATTTAACAATTTAGTGGCTCGTCATCGCGCTGCTGTCGTTGCTAATGGTACTTTTTTTGCCAAAAATGCCCAGAAAACAGTGATGGGTAACATGGTAGCGGCAGGGAGATTCCTCAAATATAGCCAATGGGAAAATTTTGGTACTACTTTGGGGTTGCGAGTTGGCAATAAACCGGAAATGGTGACAGCACGGGTTGACGGTAAACCGGAATGGAATCAACATTGGTTGTCTATTACCTGTGGGCCTCGATTGTTGAGACAGGGACAAATTTGGCTGAAGCCGGATGTTGAAGGATTTAAAGATCCTGGTGTTTTAGGTACTGGCGCACGAACTGCGATCGGGTTTCCTGCTGATGGTAAAAAGCTATTTTTGATTAATTTCGATAGTGGATTAACTTTACAACAAGAAGCGCAAGCGATGAAAGCAATTGGCTGTTACGAAGCGATGAATTTAGATGGTGGTGCATCGAAAGCCTTTGCTGCTAACGGTAAAATTTTAGTCCCCGCCGGACGCCCACTCACTAATGTAATTGTTGTTTATGATGCCAATAATCCTGCTCCTACTGCTTTACAACAGTCATGGGCAAGGTTTCAGAAAGGCGATCGCCCCATCATACCTGGTGGTTAA
- a CDS encoding calcium-binding protein, whose protein sequence is MAIINGTNANDNLYGFGGGDSLYSFGGDDVLNISNSSGKNLLDGGSENDQIYAVATTGNNTLKGGSGDDYLDVSVSSGNNILYGDAGNDEFLIQDSFGKNIVSGGTGSDKFYAYRVNGANTLDGGNGNDSFYLSASYIAPPVLVTQTVNGGTGSDYLEVNYSSYTTKGITSTFNATTNQGSITAGTNRVSYKNIERFNITGTAYADNIIGGNGEDVLNGGISGNDTISGGAGNDYLDISYSSGNKIVNGDDGKDTFYAYSAKGANTLNGGNGDDTFYLIAPTTAPAVLVTQTVNGGAGSDYLEVNYSSYTTKGITSTFNATTNQGSITSGTNQVLYKNIQGLNISGTVYADNIIGGNSSDVLFGYNGNDLLTGGEGSDILYGGDGTDTFAFNNYNQGIDTLVDFDTTDEVIQVSATGFGGSLAVGTLSAGKFTIGSSASAIAQRFIYDNITGALFFDQDGSAGAFAQVQFAQLSSEMSLKATHFVVV, encoded by the coding sequence ATGGCAATTATCAATGGTACTAACGCTAATGACAACCTCTATGGCTTCGGGGGCGGTGACAGTCTCTATAGCTTCGGAGGCGATGATGTCCTGAATATTAGCAATTCTTCTGGGAAAAACCTCTTAGATGGCGGTTCTGAAAACGATCAAATTTATGCTGTAGCTACCACTGGCAACAATACCCTCAAGGGAGGAAGTGGGGATGATTATTTAGATGTTTCTGTTTCTTCTGGGAATAACATCCTCTATGGGGATGCAGGAAATGACGAATTTTTGATTCAGGATAGTTTTGGCAAAAATATTGTTTCAGGGGGAACTGGCTCTGATAAATTTTACGCATATAGAGTCAATGGCGCTAACACTCTGGATGGTGGGAATGGCAATGATTCCTTCTATTTGAGCGCCTCATATATCGCTCCCCCTGTTTTAGTAACCCAAACGGTAAATGGGGGTACAGGTTCGGATTATTTGGAAGTTAATTACAGTAGCTATACTACCAAAGGAATCACCTCGACTTTCAATGCAACCACTAACCAAGGCTCGATTACGGCTGGTACGAATCGAGTTAGCTATAAGAATATTGAGCGATTCAATATCACTGGTACAGCCTACGCTGACAATATTATTGGGGGCAATGGCGAAGATGTGCTCAATGGTGGCATTTCTGGCAATGATACAATTAGTGGGGGTGCAGGTAACGATTACCTCGATATTTCCTACTCGTCTGGCAATAAAATTGTGAATGGAGACGATGGTAAAGATACCTTTTACGCATATTCAGCCAAGGGTGCTAACACTCTAAATGGGGGGAATGGCGATGACACCTTTTATTTGATCGCCCCAACTACAGCCCCCGCTGTTTTAGTGACTCAAACGGTAAATGGGGGTGCAGGTTCGGATTATTTGGAAGTCAATTACAGTAGCTATACTACCAAAGGAATCACCTCGACTTTCAATGCAACCACTAACCAAGGCTCAATTACAAGTGGCACAAATCAAGTTCTCTACAAAAATATTCAAGGACTAAATATCAGTGGTACAGTCTACGCCGACAATATTATCGGGGGTAATAGTAGCGATGTGCTATTTGGATACAATGGCAACGATCTCCTGACTGGAGGGGAAGGCAGTGATATTCTGTACGGGGGAGATGGCACTGATACTTTTGCGTTCAATAATTACAATCAAGGCATTGATACTCTCGTTGACTTCGACACGACTGATGAAGTTATTCAGGTATCGGCTACTGGTTTCGGCGGCTCTTTAGCAGTAGGTACACTCTCCGCTGGTAAGTTTACCATCGGTTCATCTGCAAGTGCGATCGCTCAACGATTTATTTACGACAATATTACAGGTGCGCTGTTCTTTGACCAAGATGGCAGCGCTGGCGCTTTTGCTCAGGTACAATTCGCGCAACTCAGCAGTGAAATGTCACTAAAAGCAACTCATTTTGTTGTTGTCTAA